The nucleotide window ATACTCTCCAAAAACTGGTGAAACAACGCAAAGACGCCGCTCAGCAATTCAAAGATGGTGGTCGCCCCGAACTCGCTGAAAAGGAAGAAGCAGAAATCGCACTTCTACAAGCCTATTTGCCCGAGCAAATGTCCGAAGACGCCATTCGTGCGGAAGTCAAAGCCACCAAAGAAGCACTCGGTATCACCGACAAAAGTGGCCTTGGAAAGCTCATGGGGGCTCTGATGGGCAAGCTCAAAGGCAAGGCGGATGGAGGACTCATCAAGAAGATTGTGGAAGAGGAACTTTAAACGTTCCTTTTAAGCCACACTTTTTTCACCGCAGGAATCGTGAGCGTCGACAAAAAGAATCCGACACTCGGCACGATGGCGTTCACGAAAATATTTCCAATCCCCGTCGTCCAAAACACCAATACCATCACGGTGTAGGTCAAAATCAAAACAAGCACTTTGCGCGTCCAACTCGTTTCCCATGCCTTATCGGCCTCCACTTTTTTATTGCGGGCCTTGAGTTGATCGATCTCAGACAGTAGGTCTTCTATCGTAGCCATAAGTTTTGGTGCCGAAAGTGGGGGTCGAACCCACACTCCCGATGAAGGGAACGGGATTTTGAGTCCCGCGCGTCTGCCAGTTTCGCCATTTCGGCACGGGCGCAAAATTACAGCATTTTTCCGTGCAAAACAAGAAGCATTGTGCTATCTTGCCCGCACACTTATCCACTCGCTATGGCTTCAAAGTCCAACAACACTCAAACTCTTGTAATCGGTCTCAGTTTTTTGGCCGTCGGTCTCATCTTAGGCCTGATGCTCGCAAATAAAGTGGTCGTCGACAGTCAAAGCACAGAAAGTAACGAGACGGTGAATGTGGAACAACTGGAAACAGTTTCCGTCAGTGAAGACGATGACGCTTCCATCGGTTCTGATGATGCACCCGTAACCATTATTGAATTCAGCGATTTTCAATGTTACTGGTGTGGACGCTTCCATGCAGACACGCTTCCTTCTCTCCTTAAGAACTATGTAGATGCAGGCATTGTGCGCCTCGTGATTCGGGACTTCCCCGCGGGAAGCCACCCTGAAGCCAAGTTGGCCGCTCAATCGGCTGAATGTGTGAGGGCTTATACTATGGAGGAAGATCCAGACCTCGCGTACTTTGAAATGCACGATCTTTTATTCAACAATCAAACCGCTTGGTCCGGCAAATCCGACGCCAAGGAGCAACTCATTGCCTTAGCTAAAGACAATTTGGACGTCGACATTAAAAACTGTCTCGATACAGAAGAGATGCAAGCAGAAGTGGAAGCCGATTATGTAGCGGGTAGGAGTTATGGCATAGGCGGTACGCCCACTTTCTTCGTGAACGGAAAGAAATTGGTGGGAGCTTGGCCTTATGAAACCTTCGAAACCGTGATCAAGGCCCTTCGCTAAATCAAGATCAAAATTTAATCCGAATCTTATGTTTTTCGATGAAGTGTCCCTAGAATTGGAAGGAGGAAAAGGCGGCAATGGAGCCCTATTTTTTCACCGCGAAAAATACGTGGAAGCCGGCGGGCCTGACGGAGGAGACGGGGGCAATGGAGGCAGCCTGGTTTTAGAAGCGGATGAAAACTACAACACCCTCCAGCACTTCATGGGGAAGAAGCATTACAAAGCTCACAATGGAGAAAATGGCTTCAAAAACGATATGGCCGGCCATGCAGGGGAAGACTTGGTTTTAAAGGTGCCCGTGGGCACTCTTGTGCACGATAAAGAATCGGACGAAGTGATTGCAGATCTCGATAAAAATGGTCTCAAACTCAAAGTCGCCGCAGGGGGGCGAGGGGGTTACGGGAATGGACACTTTGGTTCCAGTACACGGCAAGCCCCCATGTTTGCGGAGCTCGGAGACATTGGGGAATTTCGCAGTGTACGCCTGGAGCTCCGCTTGGTTGCGGATGTGGGTCTAGTGGGTTTTCCCTCCGCAGGCAAATCGACCCTCATTTCTCACGTCTCAGCAGCCAAACCCAAAGTGGCGGCTTACCCTTTCACCACCCTCATCCCCAACCTTGGAGTGGTGCACCTAAGTCAATTCGGCGGCAGCGAGCAGCAAAGTTTTGTGATCGCCGACATGCCGGGAATCATTGAGGGCGCTTCCGAAGGCAAGGGGCTGGGAGATGCTTTTTTAAAACACATTTCGCGCACCGCAACCCTTGTATTTGTGCTCGATCCTTTCTGTTACGAAAACCTCACTTTGATTCAGCAATTTGAAATTCTACAAAAAGAACTCAAAGCTCACAATCCAGCCCTGCTTAAAAAAGATTATTTCGTGGTCATGAATAAAATCGATTCCATCCCTGAAGCCGATCGTGAAGCTCTTAAAAAAGAATTCCTCAAAGCTTATCCCAAACTCAAATCCAAGTTCCGACTCATTTCGGGTGTCAGTGGGGAAGGTTTGGAAAAATTCATCTTTGAACTCGAAAAAACCGTCAGCGAAACGCGTGAAAAAAATGAAACACCCCGTACCGTGAATGAAGATTTTATGGAATACGTGCCCACACGTTTTGTGGATGAAAACAACTTTGACGTCGAAGCAATGTACGAAGTAGACGCCCTTACTTTTGAAGAACCCGTCTTAGGTCAAATTCTAGATGCCGAGACCTTGCCCAAGCGTAATCTTTATAAAGTGACAGGAAAACGCATCGAACAAATTTCCCGCATGACCAGTCCAGAGTACCCCGATGCCATCATGCGCGTGGCCGACGTTCTTAAAAAAATGGGCATTCATAAAATGCTCATTAGAAAAGGAGCCATGAACGGAGATTTCGTTAAAATAGGGCCACGCTTTTACGAATTTCACGAACTTTAATACCCATGAAAGTGATCTGCGGCCTGGGGAACCCAGGGGAAAAATATGAAAAAACTCGCCACAACGTGGGCTTTCGTGCCCTGGATGCTTTTGCTCAAAAAAACGAATTTCCACCTTTTGAATTGCGTGGCAAAGCCTGGATCTCTGAAAAGGGGCAAGGTTTTAAAAAAGTTCTGCTGCTCAAACCGGTCACATTCATGAATCTTTCAGGCGAAGCGGTTCAAGAAGTGCTACAATTTTATAAACTGGAACCCAAAAACTTGCTTGTGGTTTACGACGATGTCGATTTGCCACTCGGCACCTTGCGTTATCGTGAAAAAGGTTCTGCGGGCACTCACAATGGAATGAAATCGCTCATTCAAAATCTCGCAACCCTCGACTTCCCACGTTTGCGCATCGGCATTGAATCTCGAGGTCAAAGCGCTCCCGAGCAAATGCCCCTGGATGCCTTTGTTCTGGCTCCTTTTACCGAAGAAGAAGAAAGCGTGCTTAAAAATGAAATTCCCAAAGTCTGTCTGCAAATGGAAGAATGGCTCGTAAAATAAAATAAGCTTGCAAAGGCCCATATTTTTCCTTAAAGTAACCCAGCATTTATCTAAATTCTTATGTTCGCAGTCGTTTATTTTGGAGGTAAGCAGTACAAAGTTCGTGAAAAAGATGAGCTTGAAGTGGAAAAATTAGATTTGGAAGCGGGAAAAAACTTCAAAATCAACGAGGTGCTTTTGATGGCGGAAGAAGATGGGAGTGAAGTGAAGCTCGGCATGCCTTTTGTGGTTGGGGCTCATGTAGAATGCCAGGTGGTGGAACAAGGTTTGGGTGAAAAGATCCGTGTGTTCAAGATGAAAGCCAAAAAGCGTTATCACAAAACTCAAGGGCACCGTCAAGCTTTCACGGCCATTAAAGTCTTGAAAATTTCTGCGGTAGAAAGGAAGACGTCTGTTCCAGCAAAAGAAGAAGAAGACAAAGAGGTGAAAGCCGAGCCTAAAGCAGAAAAGGTAGAAAAAAAGACGGTGGCTAAGAAACCAGCAGCTAAAAAAACGGCGAAAAAGGATTAAAGGTCCTCTAAAGGCTAAGGCAAAACACTTTTCCTGGTTCTTGCTATTGACTTGCAGATTTTTTTTTGGTCTAATATCTGGGATATGGAAACCAACACAGAATCAAACAGCAGCTTCGAACATTTAGGACTCCATCCCAAACTCCTCGACGCCCTTCAACGCCTCAAACTCAGCACTCCTACGCCGATTCAACATCAGGCTATTCCTGTGGCAACCGCCGGAAAAGACATGATAGGAATTGCGCAAACCGGTACGGGTAAAACCTTTGCATTTGGATTGCCCATGTTGCAACGCTTGATGGGTGGCACTGGTTTTCAAGGATTGATCTTAGTTCCAACCCGTGAATTGGCCATTCAAGTGGAAGAAGGCCTTCTTAAAGTGGCCGGACATTTGGGACTGTGCACCGCTTTGCTCATTGGCGGAGCCCCCATTTTCAAACAAAAGCGTCAACTCAAAGCTCGGGTGAATGTTATTATTGCAACGCCTGGACGACTCATCGATCATCTCAAGCAAAAAAACTTAAATCTCGCCAAGGTGAGCATTTTGGTTTTGGACGAAGCGGATCGCATGCTCGACATGGGTTTTGAACCTCAAATTCGTGAAATTTTAAAACAAGTACCTCAAGAACGCCAAACCATGATGTTCTCGGCCACCATGCCCGCCAACCTCACACAAATGGCACACTCTTACATGAAGAGCCCACTCCGCATTGAATTGGCCCCTGCGGGAACCGCTTCTGAGCAGGTGGAACAAGCTTTTCTAGTGCTTCCTAAAGAGGAGAAAATCAAAGAACTCAGAGCTTTACTCACCACGTTTAAAGAGACTGTTTTAGTTTTCACTCGCACCAAGCACGGAGCCTCAAAGCTCACTCGCGCTTTGCAAGACGCCGGATTCACAGCGGCTGAAATTCATTCCGACCGCACGCTCGGTCAAAGGAGAAAGGCCTTGGAGGGATTTAAAACAGGTTATTATCGAATTTTAGTGGCCACCGACATTGCCGCTCGTGGCATCGACGTGAAGGAAATTGGAATGGTGGTGAATTTCGACCTGCCTGAAAATGCAGAGGATTACGTGCATCGCATCGGACGCACGGGCCGAGCAGGCCACGAAGGGGTTGCACTTTCTTTTGCCACACCTGATCAACGCAAAGATCTAGAACTCATTCAACGCCTGATTCGAAAGGAATTGGACGTGCATTTTAGAGTTCCCTTTGAAGCGCACGCTCCTCGTTCTCGTGGAGCTAAATTTCGACGCAATCCTCGAGGGGGTTATTCCGCCGGAACTTCATCTAGACCTTCTCGCTCTCGTGGAGCTTCCCATCATCGTCGCCGTCGCTAAAGCCAAAGAAAGGACGAGGACAATGCATTTGACTCCGACTGACTTTATGCTAAGATTCAGTCTTTAACACCTCTTATGCAAACTAAAAAACGCCTTTCATTCTTTGCTTTGGCCTTGAGTTTCGTTTTAGTCCTTCCGGTTCAAGCGGTTTCTTTGACCAGCACCTCAGAGGGTGGTTACGCCATTCAAGAATTTGTCGGAGAATGGACTTCTGATCTTGCTGGAGCCAGTGTGGCAGCTGCAGGGGACGTGGATGGTGATGGTTACGATGATTTTTTGGTAGGTGCTCCTCAAAATAGTGATGCCGCTACTAATGCAGGGGCTACTTATTTAGTGTATGGCCCTATTTACCAAACGGCTAACGAAACTCGCATACCCAATTTTCCATTATTGGGTGGTAGCTCAATAGTTGCAGAATTCTCTGGTGAAGCGGAGTCGTCTTATTCAGGTTCATCCGTAGCGGGCGTAGGAGATGTCAATGCGGATGGATACGACGATTTTGTGATTGGCGCTTACGCTTACTCCTCCGGAGAAGAAACCTACGAAGGGGCAGCGTACCTTGTGTATGGGCAATCCACCCGTTATACCTCTGTTTCCTTAAGCTCTAGTTCTGTCGTTCGTTTTCTTGGGGAGGCTGAAAGTTCAGCTGGAACTTCAGTTTCGGCTGCTGGTGATGTGAACAACGATGGCTATGAAGATTTTCTTATTGGAGCCCCTTATTACAGCAATACCAATGGTTGGGTTGGAGCCACCTATTTGGTTTTAGGACGAAGTACGCGCTATCAAGATAGAACTTTAGGCAGTGCCAACTCTATTAAACGTTTTGTAGGAGCCACCACGGACAGCCTTTCAGGCACTTCGGTGGCTGGGGGTGACATTGATGCCGATGGATACAGTGATGTCATCATTGGAGCTCCAGCAGGTAGAGGTGCTGTTTATGTGGTGTACGGAGGTGCCAGCATTGCTTCTCGTTCTTTATCTGCCACCTCTGTTTATAAATTTGTGGGTGAAAATACGGGAGATAACGCTGGAGATGAGATTGCTTTTGCGGGAGATGTGAATGGTGACGGTTATGGAGAAATTTTGGTGGGCGCTCCACTAAATAGCGATGGTGGTTTGAATCAGACGGGTGCGGTCTATTTAGTGTATGGAACTTCAAGGCAAAATGCCACTCGAGTGACAAGTTTGGGTTCAAGCTCCATTGTAGAGATTATGGGAGTTGACCTGCAAGAACGCCTTGGTGAAGGTGATTTGGCAGGGTTGGGTGATTTAAATGGAGACGGCTATGGGGAGATTTTGCTCGGTAGCCGTAGTGTAGACTCCTCTGTTGGAACCAATGCGGGTGCTGCCTATCTTTTATATGGTCAAAGCGCTGCTTTTAGCGCAATGGCCACCACAGACCCTCTTTTCACTGCTTTCAATGGTGAGCTTACGGGTGACCAAGCGGGATCCAGCGTCTCTTTTGGAGGAACTTTGATCAATAACGATCTTTGTTTCATCGTTGGAGCACTAGCTAATGACGACTCAGGCTATAGCAATGCCGGCGCGGCTTATGTAATTTGGGCGGAGTAATTAAAAAATTAACTTATGAAATCTCAAGAATTCAATGACAGGCTTCGTGAAGGAGGTATACATCCGGATGAGAATCCAAAAACACTTACATGCACTTTAAGAAAACTGTTTTTCCCTCAAACTGATGATGAGAGGATTTTAAGATCTTTGTTATGTCCACAGGTATTTCCAACCAATAGTCCTTTTAACGATAATTTTGCTCAACATGGTTCACCTATTGCAACAGTTCGAACATTAATAAGTAGCGTGTCAGCTCTGAAGGGTAACAACCATGAAGACCAACCGTGTTATCGAGAAGGTATTCCAGAAAAATTGCTGAACCAACTTTATGCAGAGGGTATGGAAGCAGTTAAGCCTATCATAGAGAAACCCTTACAGGGAGATTGCCCTCCACCAACAGAAGAAGATTTAAAGAAGTTTTTAACTGCATTGCCAGAGAATGTTTATCAAAATCTTCAAAAGGGAGAAGCTTGGTTACTTTTTACCCCATTGGGACGAGGGGAAGAAATGCGGAAGAGACTATTTGGCTTTGCTGTAAATTGGTCTGTTCATCCAGAGCACAATAAAAGCTATATGGGGATCTTGGTACAGCGTTCCATGCTAGCTGGTTTAGATGAAGTTTCAACTTTGGTTGGTTTATCACCTTGGGGTCATTACGCTGCAATCCCAACGTGGGGGATTACTTGCATTCCAAAACCTAGACCTATGCCCGACCATTCTGGTGTTGCTGTCATTCAGAAGAGGTTTCTAGCTGAATCGATCACCAATCCACAGTCGGCCTGGGTGTGTTTGAACAGAATCATGCGTGAAATATATTCCAATAATGAGATAATAGATGCAAGAGTTCCCATGTATGTAGAACTAAAAACAGACTGTAGGTTAATCTTAACACGAAAAACGTTGTTCCATTATGAGCAGTATTGTCACGACAGATCGGGTCGCTGCTCGTCATCCTCTACTATGATTAACAAATGCGAAGATGATCATGTACCGTTGACTTTAATCCTCGAACGTCGCCCCTTGAATTCAAGTGACTTAGAAGAGGTAACGCAACTGCAAAGCAAAATAGATGAATTAAGAAACAGCCCAATCGTTCACCAACTTGGTTCAGTTGACACTCCGGAAGGGGAAATATCAGTGGTCAAACCAGTGGATCCAAGGGTTAAAGCAATAATAGACGACATGCAATCGGTACAATTTACTCGGGCAATACAGAGATTGGAAGCATTAAAAGCTCAGCATAGAGGATTCTTCTCAGCTTGTTTCGTTAAGTCAGAAAAGCCATTGACCACACCTGAAGCGGAAAATCCAGTTCATGCCATGGTCATTGAACGATTTGGTTGGACATCTCCTCGGGCTGAATTAAAAGCTTCTAGATCTTCAATTCCACGGATAAGAGAAAGCTTTCGAGGCAAGCTTTTATATTTCTTGCACACACATTTACCCTCTCCTGAGCGTCTTGATACAAGTCTCTCAAGGCGGTTGCTATCTGGTTCTTATGGAGCAGAGTGGGATCGAGTCGAGCCAAACAATCTGGCAACTCAAATCGTAGGACAAATTTCTGAGGGAAAACTGGGAGCGTCTCGCTTACATGTCTCGAATGGGCTGGGGGCCACAGCCCGTTCATTTAAGGCAAGACCGGCTTTCAATATTAGCTTGCGGCAAGCCTTCTTACTTGGGGGTTCCTCTTGAGAATGATGATATCCTTAAGTTCGGATGGGGCTCCTTTGGCGTTGATCCAATAAGTGCATTGTCTGAGTTTGGGTTCACTATACCTGATTGGCATCAATATTTGAAGCCTGCTGTCTATTTCAACATGCTAACACCTGCTATAGACCCCCTTGGGCGACGGGAGGCAATTTATTGTTCAGAGAGAGAAAGCCTAGTAGTGTATCCTTATACTAATCTAACAGATCCGTGCGTGAGATTGGTGTATGGTGCAGAGCTAGTAGACAAATCTATTCTCAGTTATAAGAGGATGAATAGTCAATTGGTGGAGTCTTACCGACCTTTATTATCAATTCCCTTGAGAGACATGCCCTCGGTGAGTGTGCATGTAGAAACCAATTCAAGCTTAAGAGATGAAATAAAACTACCCTTACCTCTTACTTGTGCAGTCAGGTAAAAAACAGTGGATAGCAACTGAGCTTGGACGCATTTTCTTAAAGTCGCAAAAAATCATCAATTTCCCCCATTACTTTGCGCAATGCAGCAGTGAATGTTGGCAAATATTGTTCAACCGTTTCTAGTAAAGCTTCGAACCTTGTAGGCGTGAGTTGTTCAGGAAGGAGTGGAGCCCCATGGAGACTCGGCTGAGAAGGTTCAGGATCATCTGTAAGAGATGCAGGGTTTGAAGGGGGTTGAGGATTAGAGGTGCGGTCAGCACAGTTTTTTCTGATTCTCATAAGTTCTATGGCATCGGTATCTCCTGCTGTTGCTAATTTTTCCACCGTATCCAGTGAGAGAACATTATCTCCAGGGACTTCCTCTTCTAGCAATGCGTATGCTCCGGCTAGGTTAAATAAATTTGGTGAAACCGCTGTGATAGGTGGGGGAGTTCTTCCTCTTAAATTTGTAGTCTTGGGAGCCGGAGCTTTTAACGACATCACTAGAGTAGGCTCATCAGGTCCCACTACACCTCTCCCTAGTAGACCTTCATCCCCTTCCAAACCTCCAAAGACACCTGTTTCTTCACTATCTCCTTCCGCTTCTATTAAAGCAGTAGCCAATCTATTTCGCGTATTTTCAAAACTCAAATATCTTTCAGTAGGAGATAAAGACTCCTTACCTTCCCTCAGTCTTATTTCATTGATTTGAGCGTAAATCATTCCTAAAGTTACTCCTTGTATCGAAGGATCTTTTGCCATCTTCTCTGCCAGCTCCTCCAAAGCAGCCTCAACTGCATCACGAGACGCGCCCAAAATTTTCGCATAAACCAAAAGATCATCCGGTCTTTCACCCTGACCCCTCCCACCGTCCTCAACATGACTATCCAAAGCAGATGCCATACACAAACGGTTAGCTTATCCTTGAGTATAGAACAACCGAACCACATGTCAAATTTTTCTTCGCAGGTGCTTTCTCCGCAGAACTAATACCCTTTTGAACTGCCTCTAAAAATCCCAATAACCGAAATCAAAGCGGCCAAGGTGGCTACCAAGAATACGACGGAAAGCACAGATTCCGAAACAGGCCATTCATAAAGACGGGCCAAATCGTAGTAAACGTAAATGCCAAAGGTGAGGGCAAGGCCCATCATGTAAAAGCGTCCGCGCACAGCAATGAAGAGCGCCAAAATAGCGATGACAAGCTCCAAAACAATGGAGAGGATGGGTATAGTATTCATTTTTATGAGTGGACTAGAGTATTATATCAAAGTGAAAAAGTGAAACAATTAGATTTTAACCCTCTCACGTATGGCAGAACTCAAAACTAAAAAGACCAAGGCAAGTGTCTCTGCATTTTTGGCTGCAGTGGAAGATGAGAAAAAACGTAAAGACTGCCAAGAACTAGCGAAAATTTTCGAAGAAATAACAGAGGAAAAACCGGCCATGTGGGGGGACAGCATTGTGGGCTTTGGTTCTTACCATTACAAATCTGAACGAAGCAAGCAAGAAGGGGACTGGCCACTGACGGGATTCTCCCCTAGAAAGAAAAACATCACCCTCTACATCATGTGCGGGTTCAAAGACCAAGAAAAGTTTTTGAAAAAAATAGGAAAACACAAAGTGAGTGGCGGGTCCTGCCTTTACATCAAACATTTATCGGACATTGATCTGGGAATATTAAAGGAACTTATCAAAGCTTCCTTAAAAGTCATGAAGGAAAGATATAAACTTGCTGTATTATAAAACCCATGGACAATACAAGAATTTTCGCCATTTCCTTTGCCAGCGTTTATCCGCTTTATGTTAAAAAGGCAGAGAAAAAAGGCCGCTCAAAGGCAGAGGTGGACGCCATCATTTGCTGGTTGACGGGCTACAATGAGCAAGAACTGGAGCAGCAAATCAACAAAGCGCTTGATTTCAAAACCTTTTTTGCAGAGGCACCGCAGATCCATCCCAACGCCTCAAAAATCACAGGGGTTATTTGCGGTTGGCGTGTGGAAGAAATGAAGGATAAACTCATGCAAAAAATCCGCTATTTGGACAAATTGATCGATGAATTGGCCAAAGGGAAGGCCATGGAAAAGATTTTGAGGAAATAGAGCGAGTCAATTTTTCAGAATGCGATTTAAACCCAAAGCCAGAAGATAGGGAAGCACTAAAAGGATCCCAAAGGCACTCAGCCAAGTCCAAATCGTAAGAATGGGGCCGTAGTAAGGGTCCCCGGGGAAAAGGAATTTTCCGTCTTCATCAATCAAAGCGCACAGAGAAAAATAGTATCCTTGAGTGGAGTCCCAAATAAAAGTTTCACAAGGGAAGATTTGCAAATGGGTAAGGCTCAATACAAGGAGAAAGGCAAGAACCAAAGGGATGAAAAACTTAAAAACGCGTTTTTTCATAAAAATTCTGAATTAAAGCTTAGAAGAACAGCATAAAATTCCTCGTCGCTGGCTTCCTCTCCCTCCAGACAAGCATTGGGATGCGTTTTCCAATAAGGAGAATTTTTCATATTTTTTCGAGTCAGACGTTCACCCATGGCTCGATCGCTCACTCCTTCAATCGTCATGAAAAATTGAATGCCACCTTCAAAGATTTCGGCACAGTCTTTGATTTTGCCGTCACTGCCTAAACAGTACTGGCAAACCTGACCGAACTCAGTAGCGGTGCCAAAACCGTGCGCCTCATCCAGAGGCATGGAACAGGAAGCACAAGTGTTCATAAGTAGAGTAATTTAAACCTGATGATTCACAAAACTCTGGAACCCTCCATACGCCATGCGATTCATGTCCATCGGCATTTCCATGTCTTTGTATTGCTCCGGACTCATTTCAGGATCGGCCATCACTTTGGCGTTCACTTCATCACGATGTTCGCGTGACTTGAAAATGATAAATGAAAACACAGGCACTTCCTCTACACTTGTTTTGAGCATTTCAGGAAAAGTCATCATCTTGCCCATGTCTGGATGGTCTTCAGGCATCTCCATCTGAGGAGGCGTCATGTCCTCACCCACGCATTCATAATACGCCAGAGCGCCATGCTTCATCCAAATCTTTCCACCGAGGGAAGCCATTTGTTTATAAGCATCGAGTTTATCCTTTTTAATAGCCAAGACAAAGCCATCAACGTAGGGTGCCATAGAAAAAATAAAGAATACTAGCCCCATGCTATACTGAACTCACAAATTCGTAAACCAACTTCGCATAGATTGGGGATTACTCTCCAAAGCTATTGGCTGGCCACTCGGGTCTAGGAGCTGTTAACATAAATAGAGGAGTGGTGTAGAGTGAAGTTACTCTAACCCTAACGCCATGTACCAGATGCTAACGGATGAACAGTTCAAACTGATCCAGCCTTATTTTCCAAAGCCCAGAAAGCCTGAAAAGATTCCACTGAAACGTTGCATGGATGCCATTTGTTATGTACTTAAAACAGGGTGCGCATGGAGACAAATGCCCTACGATTACAGAGAAAAAGAGAATGACTGGCACACGATTTATACAAGATACAAACGGTGGAGCGAATCTGGACTTTTTGGACAAATGCTTAGAGCACTTGAAGTAGCAGATGTACTTCAAGTGCGAATAGCTTTCCTGGACAGTACAACAAATAGAGCGCACCACAGTGCAGCGGGAGCCATGAAAAAGGGGCCACAAGCGTTAGGCCGAAGTAGAGGTGGGTACACTACAAAAATTCACATGATTGCTGGAGATCCAGATCATGGGATGCACTTTGTTTTAACAGGTGGTGAAGTGAGCGATGTGAAAGTTGGAAAACAAATTTTGAGAGATTATTCGTTTCCAAAAACAGTAGATCATTTGGCTATGGACAAAGGTTATTCATGCTACAAAGTTCTGGAGCTGTGCAAAGAAAAAGGCATAACTCCAGTCGTTCCTCCAAAGGCAAAAATGAAATTTCCGTGGGAATACAACAAGAACATTTATGCCTACCGCAACGAGATTGAACGCCTATTTCACCGAATGAAAAATTACAGAAGAATTTCAACTCGCTATGACAAATTAGACCTGATGTATGCCTCCTTTATCTCCCTCTGCCTTGTGGCACTTTTACTCAAAGTCTTATGTTAACAGCTCCTAGTACCCTTTGGCCTGTTTCATTGTAGTGCCTCTTGTCGTGAGACACAATTGTGGTGTTTCAGGCTAAATGAGACATTTGAGGCAGTATAAAAAGGAGATGGATTATTGATGAATCGAAGTGGTGGAATTATTTTTCATGTGCTAAACTGAGCCAACTCTTTGCCCCCTAAATGAACATAATAACTTTTCTTCGCTCTTTCAGGATAGGGCCATTCGCGATTTTTGATTTTGCTCTTACGTACTTAATAGCCTATGCAGTCGGTCCATATTTGAAAAAAATTGGAATTCCTCTTTCTCGTGAGCAATTCATGTATTTGATATTACCGATAAGCCTTATTGTTCATTACGTTTTTAAGCAGGAGACCCCTTTAACCCAAATGGTGCTTATGCCAAATGATTATTTCATTTGGAAAGGGGTTATCGTTCTTATGATAGTAATGGCTATTGTAAGACGAAAAAAGTAACAGATATATTTTAAATTTAAAACGCTATGGGAAAAACCATTAAACTAATTGCGTCAATACTCCTCTGCGAAACGGCTGGAATTATAGGTGTTGGATTTACAACGTCAGCTATTCCAACTTGGTACGACGCCCTCAATAAACCCTCTTTTAATCCACCATCGTGGATATTTGGTCCGGTATGGACGGCGCTCTATTTCTTTATGGGTCTGTCTCTATTCTTAGTATGGATTAACCCTTCTAAGACAAAACAAAAAGCTTTCCTCTTCTTCTTTATCCAACTTTTACTGAATGCAATATGGTCTCCGGTTTTCTTTGGCTTGCGATCCACTTCCATGGGTTTGATCGTCATTATTTTTCTATGGATTTTCATCCT belongs to Candidatus Peregrinibacteria bacterium and includes:
- a CDS encoding FG-GAP repeat protein, which encodes MQTKKRLSFFALALSFVLVLPVQAVSLTSTSEGGYAIQEFVGEWTSDLAGASVAAAGDVDGDGYDDFLVGAPQNSDAATNAGATYLVYGPIYQTANETRIPNFPLLGGSSIVAEFSGEAESSYSGSSVAGVGDVNADGYDDFVIGAYAYSSGEETYEGAAYLVYGQSTRYTSVSLSSSSVVRFLGEAESSAGTSVSAAGDVNNDGYEDFLIGAPYYSNTNGWVGATYLVLGRSTRYQDRTLGSANSIKRFVGATTDSLSGTSVAGGDIDADGYSDVIIGAPAGRGAVYVVYGGASIASRSLSATSVYKFVGENTGDNAGDEIAFAGDVNGDGYGEILVGAPLNSDGGLNQTGAVYLVYGTSRQNATRVTSLGSSSIVEIMGVDLQERLGEGDLAGLGDLNGDGYGEILLGSRSVDSSVGTNAGAAYLLYGQSAAFSAMATTDPLFTAFNGELTGDQAGSSVSFGGTLINNDLCFIVGALANDDSGYSNAGAAYVIWAE
- a CDS encoding DUF1428 domain-containing protein, giving the protein MAPYVDGFVLAIKKDKLDAYKQMASLGGKIWMKHGALAYYECVGEDMTPPQMEMPEDHPDMGKMMTFPEMLKTSVEEVPVFSFIIFKSREHRDEVNAKVMADPEMSPEQYKDMEMPMDMNRMAYGGFQSFVNHQV
- a CDS encoding DUF1801 domain-containing protein; its protein translation is MAELKTKKTKASVSAFLAAVEDEKKRKDCQELAKIFEEITEEKPAMWGDSIVGFGSYHYKSERSKQEGDWPLTGFSPRKKNITLYIMCGFKDQEKFLKKIGKHKVSGGSCLYIKHLSDIDLGILKELIKASLKVMKERYKLAVL
- a CDS encoding tryptophan-rich sensory protein; translated protein: MGKTIKLIASILLCETAGIIGVGFTTSAIPTWYDALNKPSFNPPSWIFGPVWTALYFFMGLSLFLVWINPSKTKQKAFLFFFIQLLLNAIWSPVFFGLRSTSMGLIVIIFLWIFILLTLIHFYKISKPSAALLAPYFLWVSFATVLNFSIWQLNL
- a CDS encoding IS5 family transposase, translated to MYQMLTDEQFKLIQPYFPKPRKPEKIPLKRCMDAICYVLKTGCAWRQMPYDYREKENDWHTIYTRYKRWSESGLFGQMLRALEVADVLQVRIAFLDSTTNRAHHSAAGAMKKGPQALGRSRGGYTTKIHMIAGDPDHGMHFVLTGGEVSDVKVGKQILRDYSFPKTVDHLAMDKGYSCYKVLELCKEKGITPVVPPKAKMKFPWEYNKNIYAYRNEIERLFHRMKNYRRISTRYDKLDLMYASFISLCLVALLLKVLC
- a CDS encoding DUF2200 domain-containing protein — its product is MDNTRIFAISFASVYPLYVKKAEKKGRSKAEVDAIICWLTGYNEQELEQQINKALDFKTFFAEAPQIHPNASKITGVICGWRVEEMKDKLMQKIRYLDKLIDELAKGKAMEKILRK